A genomic window from Aquila chrysaetos chrysaetos chromosome 9, bAquChr1.4, whole genome shotgun sequence includes:
- the LOC115346637 gene encoding loricrin-like isoform X19 yields MGGGSSGGSSGSKSIIGGGGSGGSSGYGMGGGSSGGSSGSKSIIGGGGSGGSSGCCSGGSSYGMGGGSSGGSSGSKSIIGGGGSGGSSGYCSGGSSYGMGGGSSGGSSGSKSIIGGGGSGGYSGSCSGGPSGYGMGGGSSGGSSGSKSIIGGGGSGGSSGCCSGGSSYGMGGGSSGGSSGSKSIIGGGSSGGYSGSCSGGPSGYGMGGGSSGGSSGSKSIIGGGGSGGSSGCCSGGSSYGMGGGSSGGSSGSKSIIGGGGSRGSSGYCSGGSSYGMGGGSSGGSSGSKSIIGGGGSGGYSGSCSGGPSGYGMGGGSSGGSSGSKSIIGGGGSGGSSGCCSGGSSYGMGGGSSGGSSGSKSIIGGGGSGGYSGSCSGGPSGYGMGGGSSGGSSGSKSIIGGGGSGGSSGCCSGGSSYGMGGGSSGGSSGSKSIIGGGGSGGYSGSCSGGPSGYGMGGGSSGGSSGSKSIIGGGGSGGSSGCCSGGSSYGMGGGSSGGSSGSKSIIGGGGSGGSSGCCSGGSSYGMGGGSSGGSSGSKSIIGGGGSGGSSGCCSGGSSYGMGGGSSGGSSGSKSITGGGGSGGSSGCCSGGSSYSMGGGSSGGSSGSKSIIGGGGSGGSSGYCSGGSSYGMGGGSSGGSSGSKSIIGGGSSGGTSGCCSGGSSGYGMGGGSSGGSSGSKSIIGGGGSGGSSGCCSGGSSYGMGGGSSGGSSGSKSITGGGGSGGASGCCSGGSSYGMGGGSSGGSSGSKSIIGGGGSGGSSGCCSGGSSYGSGDSSGHAIIISSGGGSGWSCQSTQQKCPIVIPNIESHQTKQACHWPPSHQK; encoded by the exons GATCCTCAGGCTATGGCATGGGAGGAGGATCCAGTGGTGGGTCTTCAGGATCAAAGAGCATCATTGGAGGTGGAGGTAGTGGGGGATCCTCTGGATGCTGCAGTGGAGGATCCAGCTATGGCATGGGAGGAGGATCCAGTGGTGGGTCTTCAGGATCAAAGAGCATAATTGGAGGTGGAGGTAGTGGGGGATCCTCAGGATACTGCAGTGGAGGATCCAGCTATGGCATGGGAGGAGGATCCAGTGGTGGGTCTTCAGGATCAAAGAGCATCATTGGAGGTGGCGGTAGTGGAGGTTATTCTGGATCCTGCAGTGGGGGACCCTCAGGCTATGGCATGGGAGGAGGATCCAGTGGTGGGTCTTCAGGATCAAAGAGCATCATTGGAGGTGGAGGTAGTGGGGGATCCTCCGGATGCTGCAGTGGAGGATCCAGCTATGGCATGGGAGGAGGATCCAGTGGTGGGTCTTCAGGATCAAAGAGCATCATTGGAGGTGGCAGTAGTGGAGGTTATTCTGGATCCTGCAGTGGGGGACCCTCAGGCTATGGCATGGGAGGAGGATCCAGTGGTGGGTCTTCAGGATCAAAGAGCATAATTGGAGGTGGAGGTAGTGGGGGATCCTCTGGATGCTGCAGTGGAGGATCCAGCTATGGCATGGGAGGAGGATCCAGTGGTGGGTCTTCAGGATCAAAGAGCATAATTGGAGGTGGAGGTAGCAGGGGATCCTCCGGATACTGCAGTGGAGGATCCAGCTATGGCATGGGAGGAGGATCCAGTGGTGGGTCTTCAGGATCAAAGAGCATCATTGGAGGTGGCGGTAGTGGAGGTTATTCTGGATCCTGCAGTGGGGGACCCTCAGGCTATGGCATGGGAGGAGGATCCAGTGGTGGGTCTTCAGGATCAAAGAGCATAATCGGAGGTGGAGGTAGTGGGGGATCCTCTGGATGCTGCAGTGGAGGATCCAGCTATGGCATGGGAGGAGGATCCAGTGGTGGGTCTTCAGGATCAAAGAGCATCATTGGAGGTGGCGGTAGTGGAGGTTATTCTGGATCCTGCAGTGGGGGACCCTCAGGCTATGGCATGGGAGGAGGATCCAGTGGTGGGTCTTCAGGATCAAAGAGCATAATCGGAGGTGGAGGTAGTGGGGGATCCTCTGGATGCTGCAGTGGAGGATCCAGCTATGGCATGGGAGGAGGATCCAGTGGTGGGTCTTCAGGATCAAAGAGCATCATTGGAGGTGGCGGTAGTGGAGGTTATTCTGGATCCTGCAGTGGGGGACCCTCAGGCTATGGCATGGGAGGAGGATCCAGTGGTGGGTCTTCAGGATCAAAGAGCATAATCGGAGGTGGAGGTAGTGGGGGATCCTCTGGATGCTGCAGTGGAGGATCCAGCTATGGCATGGGAGGAGGATCCAGTGGTGGGTCTTCAGGATCAAAGAGCATCATTGGAG GTGGAGGTAGTGGGGGATCCTCTGGATGCTGCAGTGGAGGATCCAGCTATGGCATGGGAGGAGGATCCAGTGGTGGGTCTTCAGGATCAAAGAGCATAATCGGAGGTGGAGGTAGTGGGGGATCCTCTGGATGCTGCAGTGGAGGATCCAGCTATGGCATGGGAGGAGGATCCAGTGGTGGGTCTTCAGGATCAAAGAGCATAACTGGAGGTGGAG GTAGTGGGGGATCCTCCGGATGCTGCAGTGGAGGATCCA GCTACAGCATGGGAGGAGGATCCAGTGGTGGGTCTTCAGGATCAAAGAGCATCATTGGAGGTGGCGGTAGTGGGGGATCCTCCGGATACTGCAGTGGAGGTTCCAGCTATGGCATGGGAGGAGGATCCAGTGGTGGGTCTTCAGGATCGAAGAGCATCATTGGAGGTGGAAGTAGTGGAGGTACCTCTGGATGCTGCAGTGGAGGATCCTCAGGCTATGGCATGGGAGGAGGATCCAGTGGTGGGTCTTCAGGATCAAAGAGCATCATTGGAGGTGGAGGTAGTGGGGGATCCTCTGGATGCTGCAGTGGAGGATCCAGCTATGGCATGGGAGGAGGATCCAGTGGTGGGTCTTCAGGATCAAAGAGCATAACTGGAGGTGGAGGTAGTGGAGGTGCCTCTGGATGCTGCAGTGGAGGATCCAGCTATGGCATGGGAGGAGGATCCAGTGGTGGGTCTTCAGGATCAAAGAGCATAATTGGAGGTGGAGGTAGTGGGGGATCCTCCGGATGCTGCAGTGGAGGATCCAGCTATGGCAGTGGTGATTCCTCGGGCCACGCAATCATCATCAGCTCTGGAGGTGGCAGTGGGTGGTCCTGCCAGTCCACACAGCAGAAATGCCCCATTGTCATTCCCAACATCGAGTCCCATCAGACCAAGCAGGCCTGCCACTGGCCCCCCAGCCACCAGAAGTAA
- the LOC115346637 gene encoding loricrin-like isoform X28, protein MCSRQTSGGCHETSSQSGGCHSGGSCCHRGSSSSYQAQGSSCCGSSGLGSYGGGGGGGSGKIIVSSGGRGGGSYCSGGSSGYGMGGEYSSGGGGSGQKIPISSGSGEGGSSGCCSGGSSGGSSGSKSIIGGGGYSGCCSGGPSGYSMGGGSSGGSSGSKSIIGGGGSGGSSGYCSGGSSYGMGGGSSGGSSGSKSIIGGGSSGGTSGCCSGGSSGYGMGGGSSGGSSGSKSIIGGGGSGGSSGCCSGGSSYGMGGGSSGGSSGSKSITGGGGSGGASGCCSGGSSYGMGGGSSGGSSGSKSIIGGGGSGGSSGCCSGGSSYGSGDSSGHAIIISSGGGSGWSCQSTQQKCPIVIPNIESHQTKQACHWPPSHQK, encoded by the coding sequence ATGTGCTCCAGACAGACCTCCGGAGGCTGCCATGAAACGTCCTCCCAGTCCGGCGGGTGCCACAGCGGGGGCTCCTGCTGCCACAGGGGCAGCTCCTCCAGCTACCAGGCACAGGGCTCCTCCTGCTGTGGGAGCTCAGGCTTGGGCAGCtacggcggcggcggcggcgggggctctGGCAAGATCATTGTCAGCTCTGGCGGTCGAGGAGGTGGATCCTACTGCAGTGGGGGCTCCTCAGGCTACGGCATGGGAGGAGAATACAGCAGTGGCGGTGGGGGATCAGGCCAGAAGATCCCTATTAGCTCAGGCAGTGGAGAAGGTGGCTCGTCTGGATGCTGCAGTGGGGGATCCAGTGGTGGGTCTTCAGGATCAAAGAGCATCATTGGAGGTGGAGGTTATTCTGGATGCTGCAGTGGGGGACCCTCAGGCTACAGCATGGGAGGAGGATCCAGTGGTGGGTCTTCAGGATCAAAGAGCATCATTGGAGGTGGCGGTAGTGGGGGATCCTCCGGATACTGCAGTGGAGGTTCCAGCTATGGCATGGGAGGAGGATCCAGTGGTGGGTCTTCAGGATCGAAGAGCATCATTGGAGGTGGAAGTAGTGGAGGTACCTCTGGATGCTGCAGTGGAGGATCCTCAGGCTATGGCATGGGAGGAGGATCCAGTGGTGGGTCTTCAGGATCAAAGAGCATCATTGGAGGTGGAGGTAGTGGGGGATCCTCTGGATGCTGCAGTGGAGGATCCAGCTATGGCATGGGAGGAGGATCCAGTGGTGGGTCTTCAGGATCAAAGAGCATAACTGGAGGTGGAGGTAGTGGAGGTGCCTCTGGATGCTGCAGTGGAGGATCCAGCTATGGCATGGGAGGAGGATCCAGTGGTGGGTCTTCAGGATCAAAGAGCATAATTGGAGGTGGAGGTAGTGGGGGATCCTCCGGATGCTGCAGTGGAGGATCCAGCTATGGCAGTGGTGATTCCTCGGGCCACGCAATCATCATCAGCTCTGGAGGTGGCAGTGGGTGGTCCTGCCAGTCCACACAGCAGAAATGCCCCATTGTCATTCCCAACATCGAGTCCCATCAGACCAAGCAGGCCTGCCACTGGCCCCCCAGCCACCAGAAGTAA
- the LOC115346637 gene encoding loricrin-like isoform X13, which yields MGGGSSGGSSGSKSIIGGGGSGGSSGYCSGGSSYGMGGGSSGGSSGSKSIIGGGGSGGSSGYGMGGGSSGGSSGSKSIIGGGGSGGSSGCCSGGSSYGMGGGSSGGSSGSKSIIGGGGSGGSSGYCSGGSSYGMGGGSSGGSSGSKSIIGGGGSGGYSGSCSGGPSGYGMGGGSSGGSSGSKSIIGGGGSGGSSGCCSGGSSYGMGGGSSGGSSGSKSIIGGGSSGGYSGSCSGGPSGYGMGGGSSGGSSGSKSIIGGGGSGGSSGCCSGGSSYGMGGGSSGGSSGSKSIIGGGGSRGSSGYCSGGSSYGMGGGSSGGSSGSKSIIGGGGSGGYSGSCSGGPSGYGMGGGSSGGSSGSKSIIGGGGSGGSSGCCSGGSSYGMGGGSSGGSSGSKSIIGGGGSGGYSGSCSGGPSGYGMGGGSSGGSSGSKSIIGGGGSGGSSGCCSGGSSYGMGGGSSGGSSGSKSIIGGGGSGGYSGSCSGGPSGYGMGGGSSGGSSGSKSIIGGGGSGGSSGCCSGGSSYGMGGGSSGGSSGSKSIIGGGGSGGSSGCCSGGSSYGMGGGSSGGSSGSKSIIGGGGSGGSSGCCSGGSSYGMGGGSSGGSSGSKSITGGGGSGGSSGCCSGGSSYSMGGGSSGGSSGSKSIIGGGGSGGSSGYCSGGSSYGMGGGSSGGSSGSKSIIGGGSSGGTSGCCSGGSSGYGMGGGSSGGSSGSKSIIGGGGSGGSSGCCSGGSSYGMGGGSSGGSSGSKSITGGGGSGGASGCCSGGSSYGMGGGSSGGSSGSKSIIGGGGSGGSSGCCSGGSSYGSGDSSGHAIIISSGGGSGWSCQSTQQKCPIVIPNIESHQTKQACHWPPSHQK from the exons GATCCTCAGGCTATGGCATGGGAGGAGGATCCAGTGGTGGGTCTTCAGGATCAAAGAGCATCATTGGAGGTGGAGGTAGTGGGGGATCCTCTGGATGCTGCAGTGGAGGATCCAGCTATGGCATGGGAGGAGGATCCAGTGGTGGGTCTTCAGGATCAAAGAGCATAATTGGAGGTGGAGGTAGTGGGGGATCCTCAGGATACTGCAGTGGAGGATCCAGCTATGGCATGGGAGGAGGATCCAGTGGTGGGTCTTCAGGATCAAAGAGCATCATTGGAGGTGGCGGTAGTGGAGGTTATTCTGGATCCTGCAGTGGGGGACCCTCAGGCTATGGCATGGGAGGAGGATCCAGTGGTGGGTCTTCAGGATCAAAGAGCATCATTGGAGGTGGAGGTAGTGGGGGATCCTCCGGATGCTGCAGTGGAGGATCCAGCTATGGCATGGGAGGAGGATCCAGTGGTGGGTCTTCAGGATCAAAGAGCATCATTGGAGGTGGCAGTAGTGGAGGTTATTCTGGATCCTGCAGTGGGGGACCCTCAGGCTATGGCATGGGAGGAGGATCCAGTGGTGGGTCTTCAGGATCAAAGAGCATAATTGGAGGTGGAGGTAGTGGGGGATCCTCTGGATGCTGCAGTGGAGGATCCAGCTATGGCATGGGAGGAGGATCCAGTGGTGGGTCTTCAGGATCAAAGAGCATAATTGGAGGTGGAGGTAGCAGGGGATCCTCCGGATACTGCAGTGGAGGATCCAGCTATGGCATGGGAGGAGGATCCAGTGGTGGGTCTTCAGGATCAAAGAGCATCATTGGAGGTGGCGGTAGTGGAGGTTATTCTGGATCCTGCAGTGGGGGACCCTCAGGCTATGGCATGGGAGGAGGATCCAGTGGTGGGTCTTCAGGATCAAAGAGCATAATCGGAGGTGGAGGTAGTGGGGGATCCTCTGGATGCTGCAGTGGAGGATCCAGCTATGGCATGGGAGGAGGATCCAGTGGTGGGTCTTCAGGATCAAAGAGCATCATTGGAGGTGGCGGTAGTGGAGGTTATTCTGGATCCTGCAGTGGGGGACCCTCAGGCTATGGCATGGGAGGAGGATCCAGTGGTGGGTCTTCAGGATCAAAGAGCATAATCGGAGGTGGAGGTAGTGGGGGATCCTCTGGATGCTGCAGTGGAGGATCCAGCTATGGCATGGGAGGAGGATCCAGTGGTGGGTCTTCAGGATCAAAGAGCATCATTGGAGGTGGCGGTAGTGGAGGTTATTCTGGATCCTGCAGTGGGGGACCCTCAGGCTATGGCATGGGAGGAGGATCCAGTGGTGGGTCTTCAGGATCAAAGAGCATAATCGGAGGTGGAGGTAGTGGGGGATCCTCTGGATGCTGCAGTGGAGGATCCAGCTATGGCATGGGAGGAGGATCCAGTGGTGGGTCTTCAGGATCAAAGAGCATCATTGGAG GTGGAGGTAGTGGGGGATCCTCTGGATGCTGCAGTGGAGGATCCAGCTATGGCATGGGAGGAGGATCCAGTGGTGGGTCTTCAGGATCAAAGAGCATAATCGGAGGTGGAGGTAGTGGGGGATCCTCTGGATGCTGCAGTGGAGGATCCAGCTATGGCATGGGAGGAGGATCCAGTGGTGGGTCTTCAGGATCAAAGAGCATAACTGGAGGTGGAG GTAGTGGGGGATCCTCCGGATGCTGCAGTGGAGGATCCA GCTACAGCATGGGAGGAGGATCCAGTGGTGGGTCTTCAGGATCAAAGAGCATCATTGGAGGTGGCGGTAGTGGGGGATCCTCCGGATACTGCAGTGGAGGTTCCAGCTATGGCATGGGAGGAGGATCCAGTGGTGGGTCTTCAGGATCGAAGAGCATCATTGGAGGTGGAAGTAGTGGAGGTACCTCTGGATGCTGCAGTGGAGGATCCTCAGGCTATGGCATGGGAGGAGGATCCAGTGGTGGGTCTTCAGGATCAAAGAGCATCATTGGAGGTGGAGGTAGTGGGGGATCCTCTGGATGCTGCAGTGGAGGATCCAGCTATGGCATGGGAGGAGGATCCAGTGGTGGGTCTTCAGGATCAAAGAGCATAACTGGAGGTGGAGGTAGTGGAGGTGCCTCTGGATGCTGCAGTGGAGGATCCAGCTATGGCATGGGAGGAGGATCCAGTGGTGGGTCTTCAGGATCAAAGAGCATAATTGGAGGTGGAGGTAGTGGGGGATCCTCCGGATGCTGCAGTGGAGGATCCAGCTATGGCAGTGGTGATTCCTCGGGCCACGCAATCATCATCAGCTCTGGAGGTGGCAGTGGGTGGTCCTGCCAGTCCACACAGCAGAAATGCCCCATTGTCATTCCCAACATCGAGTCCCATCAGACCAAGCAGGCCTGCCACTGGCCCCCCAGCCACCAGAAGTAA
- the LOC115346637 gene encoding loricrin-like isoform X20, with the protein MGGGSSGGSSGSKSIIGGGGSGGSSGYCSGGSSYGMGGGSSGGSSGSKSIIGGGGSGGSSGYGMGGGSSGGSSGSKSIIGGGGSGGSSGCCSGGSSYGMGGGSSGGSSGSKSIIGGGGSGGSSGYCSGGSSYGMGGGSSGGSSGSKSIIGGGGSGGSSGCCSGGSSYGMGGGSSGGSSGSKSIIGGGSSGGYSGSCSGGPSGYGMGGGSSGGSSGSKSIIGGGGSGGSSGCCSGGSSYGMGGGSSGGSSGSKSIIGGGGSRGSSGYCSGGSSYGMGGGSSGGSSGSKSIIGGGGSGGYSGSCSGGPSGYGMGGGSSGGSSGSKSIIGGGGSGGSSGCCSGGSSYGMGGGSSGGSSGSKSIIGGGGSGGYSGSCSGGPSGYGMGGGSSGGSSGSKSIIGGGGSGGSSGCCSGGSSYGMGGGSSGGSSGSKSIIGGGGSGGYSGSCSGGPSGYGMGGGSSGGSSGSKSIIGGGGSGGSSGCCSGGSSYGMGGGSSGGSSGSKSIIGGGGSGGSSGCCSGGSSYGMGGGSSGGSSGSKSIIGGGGSGGSSGCCSGGSSYGMGGGSSGGSSGSKSITGGGGSGGSSGCCSGGSSYSMGGGSSGGSSGSKSIIGGGGSGGSSGYCSGGSSYGMGGGSSGGSSGSKSIIGGGSSGGTSGCCSGGSSGYGMGGGSSGGSSGSKSIIGGGGSGGSSGCCSGGSSYGMGGGSSGGSSGSKSITGGGGSGGASGCCSGGSSYGMGGGSSGGSSGSKSIIGGGGSGGSSGCCSGGSSYGSGDSSGHAIIISSGGGSGWSCQSTQQKCPIVIPNIESHQTKQACHWPPSHQK; encoded by the exons GATCCTCAGGCTATGGCATGGGAGGAGGATCCAGTGGTGGGTCTTCAGGATCAAAGAGCATCATTGGAGGTGGAGGTAGTGGGGGATCCTCTGGATGCTGCAGTGGAGGATCCAGCTATGGCATGGGAGGAGGATCCAGTGGTGGGTCTTCAGGATCAAAGAGCATAATTGGAGGTGGAGGTAGTGGGGGATCCTCAGGATACTGCAGTGGAGGATCCAGCTATGGCATGGGAGGAGGATCCAGTGGTGGGTCTTCAGGATCAAAGAGCATCATTGGAG GTGGAGGTAGTGGGGGATCCTCCGGATGCTGCAGTGGAGGATCCAGCTATGGCATGGGAGGAGGATCCAGTGGTGGGTCTTCAGGATCAAAGAGCATCATTGGAGGTGGCAGTAGTGGAGGTTATTCTGGATCCTGCAGTGGGGGACCCTCAGGCTATGGCATGGGAGGAGGATCCAGTGGTGGGTCTTCAGGATCAAAGAGCATAATTGGAGGTGGAGGTAGTGGGGGATCCTCTGGATGCTGCAGTGGAGGATCCAGCTATGGCATGGGAGGAGGATCCAGTGGTGGGTCTTCAGGATCAAAGAGCATAATTGGAGGTGGAGGTAGCAGGGGATCCTCCGGATACTGCAGTGGAGGATCCAGCTATGGCATGGGAGGAGGATCCAGTGGTGGGTCTTCAGGATCAAAGAGCATCATTGGAGGTGGCGGTAGTGGAGGTTATTCTGGATCCTGCAGTGGGGGACCCTCAGGCTATGGCATGGGAGGAGGATCCAGTGGTGGGTCTTCAGGATCAAAGAGCATAATCGGAGGTGGAGGTAGTGGGGGATCCTCTGGATGCTGCAGTGGAGGATCCAGCTATGGCATGGGAGGAGGATCCAGTGGTGGGTCTTCAGGATCAAAGAGCATCATTGGAGGTGGCGGTAGTGGAGGTTATTCTGGATCCTGCAGTGGGGGACCCTCAGGCTATGGCATGGGAGGAGGATCCAGTGGTGGGTCTTCAGGATCAAAGAGCATAATCGGAGGTGGAGGTAGTGGGGGATCCTCTGGATGCTGCAGTGGAGGATCCAGCTATGGCATGGGAGGAGGATCCAGTGGTGGGTCTTCAGGATCAAAGAGCATCATTGGAGGTGGCGGTAGTGGAGGTTATTCTGGATCCTGCAGTGGGGGACCCTCAGGCTATGGCATGGGAGGAGGATCCAGTGGTGGGTCTTCAGGATCAAAGAGCATAATCGGAGGTGGAGGTAGTGGGGGATCCTCTGGATGCTGCAGTGGAGGATCCAGCTATGGCATGGGAGGAGGATCCAGTGGTGGGTCTTCAGGATCAAAGAGCATCATTGGAG GTGGAGGTAGTGGGGGATCCTCTGGATGCTGCAGTGGAGGATCCAGCTATGGCATGGGAGGAGGATCCAGTGGTGGGTCTTCAGGATCAAAGAGCATAATCGGAGGTGGAGGTAGTGGGGGATCCTCTGGATGCTGCAGTGGAGGATCCAGCTATGGCATGGGAGGAGGATCCAGTGGTGGGTCTTCAGGATCAAAGAGCATAACTGGAGGTGGAG GTAGTGGGGGATCCTCCGGATGCTGCAGTGGAGGATCCA GCTACAGCATGGGAGGAGGATCCAGTGGTGGGTCTTCAGGATCAAAGAGCATCATTGGAGGTGGCGGTAGTGGGGGATCCTCCGGATACTGCAGTGGAGGTTCCAGCTATGGCATGGGAGGAGGATCCAGTGGTGGGTCTTCAGGATCGAAGAGCATCATTGGAGGTGGAAGTAGTGGAGGTACCTCTGGATGCTGCAGTGGAGGATCCTCAGGCTATGGCATGGGAGGAGGATCCAGTGGTGGGTCTTCAGGATCAAAGAGCATCATTGGAGGTGGAGGTAGTGGGGGATCCTCTGGATGCTGCAGTGGAGGATCCAGCTATGGCATGGGAGGAGGATCCAGTGGTGGGTCTTCAGGATCAAAGAGCATAACTGGAGGTGGAGGTAGTGGAGGTGCCTCTGGATGCTGCAGTGGAGGATCCAGCTATGGCATGGGAGGAGGATCCAGTGGTGGGTCTTCAGGATCAAAGAGCATAATTGGAGGTGGAGGTAGTGGGGGATCCTCCGGATGCTGCAGTGGAGGATCCAGCTATGGCAGTGGTGATTCCTCGGGCCACGCAATCATCATCAGCTCTGGAGGTGGCAGTGGGTGGTCCTGCCAGTCCACACAGCAGAAATGCCCCATTGTCATTCCCAACATCGAGTCCCATCAGACCAAGCAGGCCTGCCACTGGCCCCCCAGCCACCAGAAGTAA
- the LOC115346637 gene encoding loricrin-like isoform X18, with amino-acid sequence MGGGSSGGSSGSKSIIGGGGSGGSSGYCSGGSSGYGMGGGSSGGSSGSKSIIGGGGSGGSSGCCSGGSSYGMGGGSSGGSSGSKSIIGGGGSGGSSGYCSGGSSYGMGGGSSGGSSGSKSIIGGGGSGGYSGSCSGGPSGYGMGGGSSGGSSGSKSIIGGGGSGGSSGCCSGGSSYGMGGGSSGGSSGSKSIIGGGSSGGYSGSCSGGPSGYGMGGGSSGGSSGSKSIIGGGGSGGSSGCCSGGSSYGMGGGSSGGSSGSKSIIGGGGSRGSSGYCSGGSSYGMGGGSSGGSSGSKSIIGGGGSGGYSGSCSGGPSGYGMGGGSSGGSSGSKSIIGGGGSGGSSGCCSGGSSYGMGGGSSGGSSGSKSIIGGGGSGGYSGSCSGGPSGYGMGGGSSGGSSGSKSIIGGGGSGGSSGCCSGGSSYGMGGGSSGGSSGSKSIIGGGGSGGYSGSCSGGPSGYGMGGGSSGGSSGSKSIIGGGGSGGSSGCCSGGSSYGMGGGSSGGSSGSKSIIGGGGSGGSSGCCSGGSSYGMGGGSSGGSSGSKSIIGGGGSGGSSGCCSGGSSYGMGGGSSGGSSGSKSITGGGGSGGSSGCCSGGSSYSMGGGSSGGSSGSKSIIGGGGSGGSSGYCSGGSSYGMGGGSSGGSSGSKSIIGGGSSGGTSGCCSGGSSGYGMGGGSSGGSSGSKSIIGGGGSGGSSGCCSGGSSYGMGGGSSGGSSGSKSITGGGGSGGASGCCSGGSSYGMGGGSSGGSSGSKSIIGGGGSGGSSGCCSGGSSYGSGDSSGHAIIISSGGGSGWSCQSTQQKCPIVIPNIESHQTKQACHWPPSHQK; translated from the exons GATCCTCAGGCTATGGCATGGGAGGAGGATCCAGTGGTGGGTCTTCAGGATCAAAGAGCATCATTGGAGGTGGAGGTAGTGGGGGATCCTCTGGATGCTGCAGTGGAGGATCCAGCTATGGCATGGGAGGAGGATCCAGTGGTGGGTCTTCAGGATCAAAGAGCATAATTGGAGGTGGAGGTAGTGGGGGATCCTCAGGATACTGCAGTGGAGGATCCAGCTATGGCATGGGAGGAGGATCCAGTGGTGGGTCTTCAGGATCAAAGAGCATCATTGGAGGTGGCGGTAGTGGAGGTTATTCTGGATCCTGCAGTGGGGGACCCTCAGGCTATGGCATGGGAGGAGGATCCAGTGGTGGGTCTTCAGGATCAAAGAGCATCATTGGAGGTGGAGGTAGTGGGGGATCCTCCGGATGCTGCAGTGGAGGATCCAGCTATGGCATGGGAGGAGGATCCAGTGGTGGGTCTTCAGGATCAAAGAGCATCATTGGAGGTGGCAGTAGTGGAGGTTATTCTGGATCCTGCAGTGGGGGACCCTCAGGCTATGGCATGGGAGGAGGATCCAGTGGTGGGTCTTCAGGATCAAAGAGCATAATTGGAGGTGGAGGTAGTGGGGGATCCTCTGGATGCTGCAGTGGAGGATCCAGCTATGGCATGGGAGGAGGATCCAGTGGTGGGTCTTCAGGATCAAAGAGCATAATTGGAGGTGGAGGTAGCAGGGGATCCTCCGGATACTGCAGTGGAGGATCCAGCTATGGCATGGGAGGAGGATCCAGTGGTGGGTCTTCAGGATCAAAGAGCATCATTGGAGGTGGCGGTAGTGGAGGTTATTCTGGATCCTGCAGTGGGGGACCCTCAGGCTATGGCATGGGAGGAGGATCCAGTGGTGGGTCTTCAGGATCAAAGAGCATAATCGGAGGTGGAGGTAGTGGGGGATCCTCTGGATGCTGCAGTGGAGGATCCAGCTATGGCATGGGAGGAGGATCCAGTGGTGGGTCTTCAGGATCAAAGAGCATCATTGGAGGTGGCGGTAGTGGAGGTTATTCTGGATCCTGCAGTGGGGGACCCTCAGGCTATGGCATGGGAGGAGGATCCAGTGGTGGGTCTTCAGGATCAAAGAGCATAATCGGAGGTGGAGGTAGTGGGGGATCCTCTGGATGCTGCAGTGGAGGATCCAGCTATGGCATGGGAGGAGGATCCAGTGGTGGGTCTTCAGGATCAAAGAGCATCATTGGAGGTGGCGGTAGTGGAGGTTATTCTGGATCCTGCAGTGGGGGACCCTCAGGCTATGGCATGGGAGGAGGATCCAGTGGTGGGTCTTCAGGATCAAAGAGCATAATCGGAGGTGGAGGTAGTGGGGGATCCTCTGGATGCTGCAGTGGAGGATCCAGCTATGGCATGGGAGGAGGATCCAGTGGTGGGTCTTCAGGATCAAAGAGCATCATTGGAG GTGGAGGTAGTGGGGGATCCTCTGGATGCTGCAGTGGAGGATCCAGCTATGGCATGGGAGGAGGATCCAGTGGTGGGTCTTCAGGATCAAAGAGCATAATCGGAGGTGGAGGTAGTGGGGGATCCTCTGGATGCTGCAGTGGAGGATCCAGCTATGGCATGGGAGGAGGATCCAGTGGTGGGTCTTCAGGATCAAAGAGCATAACTGGAGGTGGAG GTAGTGGGGGATCCTCCGGATGCTGCAGTGGAGGATCCA GCTACAGCATGGGAGGAGGATCCAGTGGTGGGTCTTCAGGATCAAAGAGCATCATTGGAGGTGGCGGTAGTGGGGGATCCTCCGGATACTGCAGTGGAGGTTCCAGCTATGGCATGGGAGGAGGATCCAGTGGTGGGTCTTCAGGATCGAAGAGCATCATTGGAGGTGGAAGTAGTGGAGGTACCTCTGGATGCTGCAGTGGAGGATCCTCAGGCTATGGCATGGGAGGAGGATCCAGTGGTGGGTCTTCAGGATCAAAGAGCATCATTGGAGGTGGAGGTAGTGGGGGATCCTCTGGATGCTGCAGTGGAGGATCCAGCTATGGCATGGGAGGAGGATCCAGTGGTGGGTCTTCAGGATCAAAGAGCATAACTGGAGGTGGAGGTAGTGGAGGTGCCTCTGGATGCTGCAGTGGAGGATCCAGCTATGGCATGGGAGGAGGATCCAGTGGTGGGTCTTCAGGATCAAAGAGCATAATTGGAGGTGGAGGTAGTGGGGGATCCTCCGGATGCTGCAGTGGAGGATCCAGCTATGGCAGTGGTGATTCCTCGGGCCACGCAATCATCATCAGCTCTGGAGGTGGCAGTGGGTGGTCCTGCCAGTCCACACAGCAGAAATGCCCCATTGTCATTCCCAACATCGAGTCCCATCAGACCAAGCAGGCCTGCCACTGGCCCCCCAGCCACCAGAAGTAA